A genomic window from Lotus japonicus ecotype B-129 chromosome 1, LjGifu_v1.2 includes:
- the LOC130730339 gene encoding indole-3-acetic acid-induced protein ARG7-like, which yields MKGKIVRECLNKWKKMGTRVIPCASFDYCCQWALWSSMHESCCNIPDDVPKGHLVVYVGENHKRFVIKITLLNHPLFKALLDQAKDEYDFIAEAKLCIPCNEHLFLSVLRCASYPHK from the coding sequence ATGAAGGGGAAGATAGTGAGAGAGTGTCTTAACAAGTGGAAGAAAATGGGAACTAGAGTGATACCTTGTGCTTCCTTTGATTATTGCTGTCAATGGGCTTTGTGGTCTTCCATGCATGAAAGCTGCTGCAATATCCCTGATGATGTCCCAAAGGGTCACTTGGTTGTCTATGTAGGAGAGAATCACAAGAGATTTGTCATCAAGATTACATTACTCAACCATCCACTCTTCAAGGCCTTGCTGGATCAAGCTAAGGATGAATATGATTTCATTGCTGAAGCAAAACTCTGTATTCCTTGCAATGAACATCTTTTCCTCAGTGTCCTTCGCTGTGCAAGCTATCCGCATAAGTGA